One stretch of Candidatus Cloacimonadota bacterium DNA includes these proteins:
- a CDS encoding four helix bundle protein, whose product MIERFEDFIVWKKAMRLAVEIYKNLKDCKDFGFRDQIQRAGVSVPSNIAEGFERQYNKEKIQFYYIAKGSCGELRTQLYLAKELNYQKDDIVNDLISKSNEVSAMLYKLIVSRKEKFA is encoded by the coding sequence ATGATTGAAAGATTTGAGGATTTTATTGTTTGGAAGAAAGCGATGCGATTGGCTGTAGAGATTTATAAGAATCTCAAAGATTGTAAAGATTTTGGTTTTAGAGATCAGATTCAAAGAGCAGGAGTTTCTGTTCCTTCCAATATAGCGGAAGGATTTGAACGACAATATAACAAAGAAAAGATTCAATTTTACTATATTGCAAAGGGCTCTTGTGGTGAACTAAGAACACAATTGTATCTTGCTAAAGAATTGAATTATCAAAAAGATGACATCGTCAATGACTTAATTTCAAAATCAAATGAAGTCTCTGCAATGTTGTATAAACTAATTGTTTCAAGAAAGGAGAAATTCGCTTGA